The Natronoglycomyces albus genome has a segment encoding these proteins:
- a CDS encoding OB-fold-containig protein, whose protein sequence is MDDFLGIALSFPTIIFSFGLILVALYWLLAVVGAMDIDVVDIDKDAEADGASGLGALGFGEVPLTVILSLWITVGWVISIASTMWLQSLVAGTSGVIVSIAIFIAALGIGIFVTKVLSAPLKRVFADAPVQTRSDFVGKVCVVQTQSITGDYGQAELTSADGSSAIVQVRRSAHEPGSFDEDQFSRGSKLVIFDYDESGEVFLAVPFETHHS, encoded by the coding sequence ATGGATGATTTCCTCGGAATCGCACTGAGTTTCCCCACAATTATTTTCAGCTTCGGCCTCATCCTGGTGGCTTTGTATTGGCTGTTGGCCGTTGTCGGTGCCATGGATATCGATGTAGTCGACATTGACAAGGACGCGGAGGCCGACGGGGCTTCGGGCTTGGGGGCGCTGGGCTTTGGCGAAGTTCCGTTGACGGTCATCCTGTCACTGTGGATCACGGTGGGTTGGGTGATCTCCATTGCTAGCACCATGTGGCTGCAAAGCCTGGTGGCTGGCACCTCGGGGGTCATCGTGTCGATCGCGATCTTCATCGCGGCGTTGGGGATTGGCATTTTTGTGACCAAAGTGTTGTCGGCGCCGTTGAAGCGGGTTTTCGCGGATGCTCCGGTGCAGACGCGGTCGGATTTTGTGGGCAAGGTTTGCGTCGTGCAGACTCAGTCGATTACCGGTGATTACGGCCAGGCGGAGCTGACCTCGGCGGATGGTTCGAGCGCGATTGTGCAAGTGCGCAGGTCAGCCCATGAGCCAGGCAGTTTTGACGAGGACCAGTTCTCCCGGGGGTCGAAGCTGGTCATCTTCGATTACGACGAATCCGGCGAGGTGTTCCTTGCCGTACCGTTTGAAACTCACCACAGCTGA
- a CDS encoding redoxin domain-containing protein, with protein MNRIGKLTLAALVGGALMLAGCGTGSEESNGDTATNDHADSNGDSGQGSISPNLRFTAETLAGEEFSGESLAGTPTVLWFWAEWCPKCIAQAPELNQQVSEYSDQVDFVGVSGLSQDVNGMEDFVENTGTDGFTHLADTEGEVWGIFGIFEQSIFVVLDAEGNVVVSSEGDPAALGGHLDDLL; from the coding sequence ATGAATCGAATCGGGAAATTGACCCTAGCCGCTCTCGTTGGTGGAGCGCTGATGCTCGCCGGTTGCGGCACTGGCTCCGAGGAGTCCAACGGCGATACCGCCACCAACGATCATGCGGACTCCAATGGCGACAGTGGACAGGGAAGTATCAGCCCGAACTTGCGTTTCACCGCCGAGACTTTGGCGGGGGAGGAGTTCTCCGGCGAGTCATTGGCGGGAACCCCCACTGTGCTGTGGTTTTGGGCCGAGTGGTGCCCCAAATGCATCGCTCAGGCTCCTGAGCTCAATCAGCAGGTATCCGAATATTCCGATCAGGTCGACTTCGTGGGCGTCAGTGGCCTGTCTCAGGACGTCAATGGGATGGAGGACTTTGTCGAAAACACCGGTACCGATGGCTTTACCCATCTAGCCGACACCGAGGGCGAAGTCTGGGGCATTTTCGGCATTTTCGAGCAGTCCATCTTTGTGGTTCTCGATGCTGAGGGCAACGTTGTGGTCTCCAGTGAAGGCGATCCAGCGGCCCTGGGCGGACACCTGGACGACTTGCTTTAG
- a CDS encoding cytochrome c biogenesis CcdA family protein, which translates to MSELPIAVALLAGALATVNPCGFALLPVYATFLINGDEGTSSKRQALMRALAFTAAMSIGFAVVFGTFGLIVAPTAPAVANYLPWITIVLGILVVLGGLWLLSGRDLPSFVPKMQGTNVKRSAGSMTVFGMVFAIASLGCTIAPFLAIVVGTFRSASLFHGLLLFLTYAAGMALVVGVVSIAIALAREGIITKMKRALPWVMRGSGVLLLLAGAYVAYYGWWEIRVSSGTGDPTDPIISAAAYIQEALAGFIAWVFGR; encoded by the coding sequence TTGTCTGAACTACCCATAGCCGTCGCCCTGCTGGCAGGCGCGTTGGCTACCGTCAACCCTTGCGGGTTCGCCCTGCTACCGGTGTATGCGACCTTCCTGATCAACGGTGACGAAGGCACCTCTAGCAAACGACAAGCCCTCATGCGGGCCTTGGCCTTTACCGCAGCGATGAGCATCGGCTTTGCCGTGGTCTTTGGTACCTTCGGGCTCATCGTGGCCCCTACCGCCCCCGCGGTGGCGAACTATCTTCCCTGGATCACCATCGTCTTGGGAATCCTGGTCGTCCTAGGCGGCCTATGGCTGCTCTCCGGCCGGGACCTACCCAGCTTTGTGCCGAAAATGCAAGGCACCAACGTCAAACGTTCCGCCGGGTCGATGACGGTATTCGGGATGGTCTTCGCCATCGCGTCGCTAGGTTGCACTATCGCGCCGTTCCTCGCCATCGTCGTCGGCACGTTCCGGTCGGCCAGCCTCTTCCATGGCCTGCTGTTGTTCCTGACCTACGCCGCTGGCATGGCCCTGGTCGTCGGAGTCGTCTCCATTGCCATCGCCTTGGCGCGAGAAGGAATCATCACCAAAATGAAGCGCGCGCTGCCGTGGGTCATGCGGGGTTCAGGCGTGCTGCTGCTATTGGCCGGAGCATACGTGGCCTATTACGGCTGGTGGGAAATCCGCGTCTCCAGTGGAACCGGCGACCCCACCGACCCCATCATCTCCGCGGCGGCCTACATACAAGAGGCGCTGGCCGGTTTCATCGCTTGGGTTTTTGGCAGGTAG
- a CDS encoding HAD family hydrolase, with product MSRFSGMHAASPPPLDPDTLGLKRLPKVVATDLDGTLVRSDSTVSEYSQTVLKRLQAAGVIVIGATGRGPRLLELSRRDVRAADYMVLGQGAFVYETAGESSVTLASKTIAGHKLLRAVEQIEAELGPINAAVEPVATDRTPLLGDDLPGWPYAINVDVQPRQFAYQGQLMKAIWTTNPPMCPQRMVDLATDIVDTDEILVIESGINFAELCPAGVSKANGLQVVLNRLGVGFDEVLAFGDASNDLPMLEAVGHAVAMPHATDNVKGVVNEVLPYGNDEDGVARYLEALLELA from the coding sequence TTGAGTAGGTTTTCCGGCATGCACGCGGCATCCCCGCCGCCGCTAGACCCCGACACCCTGGGTTTGAAACGTTTGCCCAAAGTAGTGGCCACCGACCTAGACGGCACACTCGTGCGCTCCGACTCCACAGTAAGCGAATACAGCCAAACGGTGCTCAAACGCCTACAGGCCGCAGGGGTCATCGTCATCGGTGCCACCGGGCGCGGCCCTCGCCTGCTCGAGCTGTCACGCCGCGACGTGCGAGCGGCCGACTATATGGTTTTGGGGCAAGGCGCGTTCGTCTACGAAACCGCCGGGGAATCCTCGGTGACCCTAGCTTCGAAGACCATCGCGGGCCACAAGTTGCTACGCGCGGTCGAACAGATCGAGGCCGAACTAGGCCCGATCAACGCCGCCGTGGAACCGGTGGCCACTGACCGGACCCCGCTGCTGGGCGACGACCTGCCCGGCTGGCCCTACGCGATCAACGTCGACGTCCAGCCTCGTCAGTTCGCCTACCAAGGGCAACTCATGAAAGCCATTTGGACGACCAACCCTCCCATGTGCCCGCAACGCATGGTCGACCTGGCCACAGACATCGTTGACACTGACGAAATCCTCGTCATCGAGTCGGGCATCAACTTCGCCGAACTGTGTCCGGCCGGGGTATCAAAGGCCAACGGGCTGCAAGTGGTCCTCAACCGCCTGGGAGTGGGTTTCGATGAGGTCCTTGCTTTCGGAGACGCCTCCAACGACCTCCCCATGTTGGAAGCGGTCGGGCACGCGGTCGCCATGCCGCACGCCACCGACAACGTCAAGGGTGTCGTTAACGAAGTGTTGCCATATGGCAACGACGAAGACGGCGTGGCCCGCTATCTGGAAGCCCTCCTAGAGCTGGCCTAA
- a CDS encoding HAD family hydrolase translates to MTISPDVSSHESATRPANKANRAPFVPKLVAIDLDGTVVDHADAHVRPRKPVVDALARVRDAGVPVVVVTGRAPWSALRTVEELGLTDGFVSASHGANEYDLAAGEFTQRLTVDPAPAITRFREADETVEFAAEWGMDGYWHTPGLRRNFTATFAGEIHWEELATKPTTRFVAQVESSTPYGAGHVCPNAKRLADAAALDPAHYHVEVGFNGWIDVGPPSVNKASGLARIAQHYGVDATEVVAFGDAANDLTMFEWAGHAVAMGQATKIVKAAANEVAPPVGENGVATVLRRWFP, encoded by the coding sequence GTGACTATCTCCCCCGACGTATCTAGCCACGAAAGCGCGACCCGCCCCGCGAACAAGGCCAATCGGGCACCGTTCGTCCCCAAGCTGGTCGCCATCGATCTAGACGGCACGGTGGTCGACCATGCCGATGCCCACGTCCGTCCCCGCAAACCAGTCGTCGACGCGCTAGCGCGCGTGCGCGATGCCGGAGTGCCGGTCGTGGTCGTCACTGGACGCGCCCCCTGGTCGGCCTTGCGCACCGTGGAGGAACTGGGCCTGACCGACGGCTTCGTGTCAGCCTCACACGGGGCGAACGAATACGACCTGGCCGCCGGAGAATTCACCCAGCGCCTCACCGTCGACCCGGCCCCCGCCATCACCCGGTTCCGCGAAGCCGACGAAACAGTCGAATTCGCCGCCGAATGGGGAATGGACGGCTACTGGCACACGCCTGGCCTGCGACGCAACTTCACTGCCACGTTCGCCGGAGAAATCCACTGGGAAGAACTGGCCACGAAACCCACCACTCGGTTCGTCGCCCAGGTAGAATCCTCTACCCCCTATGGAGCAGGCCACGTCTGTCCCAACGCCAAGCGATTGGCTGACGCAGCCGCCCTGGACCCGGCCCACTACCACGTAGAGGTCGGATTCAACGGCTGGATCGATGTGGGACCGCCATCGGTGAACAAAGCTTCGGGCTTGGCACGAATCGCCCAGCATTACGGAGTGGACGCTACGGAGGTGGTGGCGTTTGGCGACGCGGCCAACGACCTAACCATGTTCGAATGGGCTGGTCACGCCGTGGCCATGGGTCAAGCCACGAAAATAGTGAAGGCCGCCGCCAACGAAGTTGCCCCACCGGTTGGCGAGAACGGCGTCGCCACGGTACTGCGGAGGTGGTTTCCTTGA